One window from the genome of Salvia splendens isolate huo1 chromosome 9, SspV2, whole genome shotgun sequence encodes:
- the LOC121748336 gene encoding insulin-degrading enzyme-like 1, peroxisomal has product MALGVMKPEDEIIIKPRNDKRDYRRILLKNNLQVLLISDAETDKCAASMDVRIGAFSDPEGLEGLAHFLEHMLFYASEKYPQEDSYSKYISEHGGSTNAFTSSENTNYYFDVNPDSFEEALDRFAQFFIKPLMSADATTREIKAVDSENQKNLLSDAWRMNQLQKHLSVQDHPYHKFSTGNWDTLEVRPKERGLDTRQELLKFYKDNYSANLMHLVIYTKDGLDKIEILVRSYFEDIRNTDRNSISFPGQPCNSEHLQILVKAVPIKQGHKLKFVWPTTPGIHHYNEGPSRYLGHLIGHEGEGSLFYILKKMGWATSLSAGESDWTCEFSFFKVSIDLTDAGQEKFEEIVALLFKYIHLLQNSGPCERIFDELAAICETSFHYQDKIRPIDYVVNVAMNMQFYPPKDWLVGSSLPTKFNAEVIQSALKELSPFNVRIFWESTKFEGLTDSKEPWYGTAYSVERLTGSKIEQWADKAPGEGLHLPVENVFIPTDLSLKTGSEQMKLPVLLRKTPYSRLWYKPDTAFSTPKAYVKIDFNCPLSGSSPESEVLTEIFTRLLMDYLNEYAYDAQVAGLYYSVSNTESGFQVTVVGYNHKLTILLETVIQRIANFEVKLDRFSVIKELVTKDYQNMKFQQPYQQAMNYCSLILEDQTWPWTEKVEVLPHLEVEHLVKFYPLMISRIFLECFAAGNLEPKEAESMIHHIEDVFFKSTKPISKPLFGSQYMTNRVVKLERGINYFYSGEGLNPSDENSALVHYIQVHQDDFKLNVTLQLFAVIAKQPAFHQLRSVEQLGYITVLMQRNDSGVRGVQFIIQSNVKGPGQIDLRVESFLKMFETKLYEMPNDEFKSNVNALIEMKLEKHKNLQEESTFYWREVFDGTFKFDRRECEVAALKQITQKDLIDFFNEYIKVGAPLKKGLSVRVYGSAHASEYKTDNSQPPVSYVPIEDIFSFRRSRPLYGSFKGGFGHLKL; this is encoded by the exons ATCAGCGATGCCGAAACCGATAAA tGTGCTGCTTCAATGGATGTCCGCATCGGTGCTTTCAGTGATCCCGAGGGACTCGAAGGCCTCGCGCATTTTCTTG AACACATGCTTTTCTATGCTAGCGAAAAGTATCCTCAGGAGGACAGTTATTCAAAATACATCAGTGAG CATGGAGGCAGCACAAATGCTTTCACATCGTCTGAGAACACCAATTACTACTTTGATGTCAACCCTGACTCCTTTGAAGAAGCCTTGGACAg ATTTGCTCAGTTTTTCATAAAACCATTGATGTCGGCTGATGCGACTACAAGGGAAATAAAAGCAGTTGATTCtg AGAACCAGAAAAATTTGCTATCTGATGCCTGGCGGATGAATCAG CTTCAGAAACATTTAAGTGTGCAAGACCACCCGTACCACAAATTCAGTACAG GAAATTGGGATACTTTGGAAGTCCGGCCAAAAGAAAGAGGATTGGACACTAGACAAGAGCTTCTGAAGTTCTATAAAGACAATTATTCAGCCAATCTCATGCATCTTGTGATATATACTAAAG ATGGTCTCGATAAAATTGAAATCCTTGTCCGGAGCTATTTTGAGGATATCCGAAATACAGATAGAAACTCAATCAGTTTCCCTGGCCAGCCTTGTAATTCAGAACACCTTCAG ATTCTCGTAAAAGCCGTCCCAATTAAGCAAGGTCACAAGTTAAAATTTGTATGGCCAACAACACCTGGAATCCATCATTACAATGAAGGGCCAAGCAGGTATCTGGGTCACTTGATTGGCCATGAAGGAGAAGGATCTTTGTTTTACATCTTGAAAAAAATGG GTTGGGCTACAAGTTTATCCGCTGGTGAATCAGATTGGACTTGTGAGTTTTCTTTCTTCAAAGTCAGCATTGATCTCACAGATGCTGGCCAAG AGAAGTTTGAGGAAATTGTGGCACTATTGTTTAAATACATTCACCTTCTCCAGAACTCTGGACCCTGTGAACGGATTTTTGATGAG CTTGCAGCCATTTGTGAGACTTCCTTTCACTATCAAGATAAGATTCGACCAATTGATTATGTGGTCAATGTTGCAATGAATATGCAG TTTTATCCTCCAAAAGATTGGCTGGTTGGATCATCTTTGCCTACAAAGTTCAATGCTGAGGTCATTCAGTCAGCATTGAAAGAGCTGAGTCCATTCAATGTGAG AATTTTTTGGGAGTCCACAAAATTTGAGGGACTTACAGATTCAAAAGAGCCTTGGTATGGTACAGCTTATTCTGTTGAGCGATTAACTGGCTCTAAGATTGAG CAATGGGCTGATAAAGCTCCTGGTGAAGGTTTGCATCTACCTGTCGAAAATGTGTTTATTCCTACAGATCTATCCCTTAAGACTGGTTCAGAGCAA ATGAAATTACCAGTTTTGTTGAGGAAGACGCCTTACTCAAGGTTGTGGTACAAACCTGATACAGCATTTTCAACTCCAAAAGCATATGTTAAGATAGATTTCAATTGTCCTCTTTCTGGGAGTTCTCCTGAATCAGAAGTTCTCACCGAAATATTTACACGTTTGCTGATGGACTACTTAAATGAATATG CATACGATGCCCAAGTTGCTGGTCTATATTATTCAGTTAGCAACACTGAATCTGGTTTCCAG GTCACTGTAGTTGGATATAACCACAAGCTGACGATCTTACTGGAGACAGTAATACAACGGATTGCGAATTTTGAAGTTAAACTTGACAGATTTTCTGTAATTAAG GAATTGGTCACAAAAGACTATCAGAATATGAAGTTTCAACAGCCATATCAGCAAGCCATGAACTACTGTTCATTGATACTAGAAGACCAAACATGGCCTTGGACTGAGAAAGTTGAAGTTTTACCTCACCTTGAAGTCGAGCATCTTGTGAAATTTTATCCTTTAATGATATCAAGGATCTTCTTGGAGTGCTTTGCTGCAG GAAATCTTGAGCCAAAAGAAGCAGAGTCCATGATCCACCATATAGAAGATGTGTTCTTTAAGAGTACCAAGCCCATATCCAAGCCTCTCTTTGGATCTCAGTACATGACAAATAGAGTTGTGAAGCTTGAAAGGGGAATAAATTACTTCTACAGCGGGGAAGGCCTAAATCCTAGTGACGAGAATTCTGCACTTGTCCACTACATTCAG GTGCACCAGGATGATTTCAAGCTAAATGTCACTCTCCAACTTTTTGCGGTGATAGCAAAGCAACCTGCATTTCACCAGCTTAGATCAGTTGAGCAGCTTGGATATATTACAGTGCTTATGCAGAG GAATGACTCTGGTGTCCGAGGTGTACAATTCATTATCCAATCAAATGTCAAG GGTCCTGGTCAAATTGATCTGAGAGTAGAGTCATTTCTCAAGATGTTTGAAACTAAGCTCTATGAAATGCCTAACGACGAATTTAAG AGCAACGTTAATGCACTTATCGAAATGAAGCTGGAGAAGCACAAAAACCTACAAGAGGAATCTACATTCTACTGGCGAGAAGTATTTGACGGAACCTTCAAATTTGACAGGAGAGAATGCGAG GTAGCAGCACTAAAGCAAATAACTCAAAAGGACTTGATAGATTTCTTCAACGAGTACATTAAAGTCGGTGCTCCTCTCAAGAAGGGGTTGAGCGTACGTGTATATGGGAGCGCACATGCTTCAGAGTACAAGACAGACAATTCCCAACCTCCTGTATCCTACGTTCCAATAGAAGATATCTTTAGTTTTAGAAGATCACGACCTCTGTATGGCTCGTTCAAAGGAGGCTTCGGTCACTTGAAGCTGTAA